The window AAACAGTGCAACACTTTTTGTTTTTTTGGTAAACGGAAGCGCGCTATCGGTGTTTTTCAATAAGATCATTCCCTCGGTAGCTGCCTCTCGCGACATTGCAGCATTTGCTACTGTATTAGGCTTATTTGAATACTTGTAATTTTTGAAACGGGGAGTTTTGAGAATAAGGTTGAGGATATCTTCCACATTTCTGTCGAGCACCTTCTCATCCAATTTGCCATCTTGAACAGCTTGTATTATGGTGCTAACCTGGTTAGGGCCGGGCATCAGCAGATCGTTGCCTGCTTTCATCTGTGCAACCGCGTCTTTTCCGGCACCCCAATCGCTCATCACAAGCCCGCGGTAACCCCATTCTTTTCTTAATACTGTAGTTAGCAGATCGTAGTTTTCGGATGTGTATTTCCCGTTTAGTAAATTGTAGGAGGACATGACGGTCCATGGGTGTGATTCCCTGGATGCGACCCTGAAACCTTCAAGATATATCTCGCGAAGTGCCCGTTGGCTTGCAATCGTATTTACCGTTTGACGGTCTGTCTCCTGGTTATTTGCGGCAAAATGTTTTATTGATACGCCTACACCCTGCGATTGAATACCGTTTACCATGGCTGCAGCTATGGTGCCTGACAACAATGGGTCTTCAGAATAGTATTCGAAATTCCTGCCGCATAACGGATTTCGCTGTATGTTCATACCAGGGGCGAGCAATATATCCACCCCATATTCCAATACGTCATTGCCATACGCTTGCCCGGTCTTAAAAATCAGGTCTTTATCCCAACTTGATGCTAACAGCGTTCCCACCGGGAACGCCGTGCATTTATACTTCTGCCCTCCAAAGCCCCCTATCATGCGTAAGCCTGCCGGGCCATCGTTTACCACAATACAGGGTATGCCCAGCCTTGGTATCGCAATCGTGTTTCCGGCAGTACCTGGTACAGGATTAACCGTATTTGCTGCTAAAGTACCCGGCTGTGCAACCATGCCAGCAAACATTTTATTCTTCCTCATCGCAGGAGGGATATTGAGCCCTCCACCCACAACCAACGAGGCTTTTTCCTCAAGCGTCATAGCGGCAATCACTTCCTTTACAGAAGACTTTCCTAACTGTGGCAACTCTGTCAATTGCTGTCCCCGAACTGATAACGAAAATCCGCAGACGCATAAAAGCAAGAGGATATGGGGTGATAATTTTTTTGATGGTATCATTTCGTCAGTTTTTTTAATTCATTGATGCTGACCTGTGGAACAATTGCTTTATGATCCTTTTCAACGATCAGCATTTTAGCTAATACAAATGGCTTAGTCATTCTGATATCCTCGCTCGAAGCCCCGATCTTTACGGTATACTTTCCGGCATCAGCTATCCAGCTTGACTTTTCAGTATTAAAAGAAGCAAGATTTTTAGGATCAATTGTAAAAGTGAGTGTTTGTGATGCACCAGGCTGAAGTAACCTTGTTTTGCCAAATCCCTTCAATTCCTCTGAAGGTTTGTCCAATGTTTTATTCGGGGCGCTTAAATAAAGTTGCACAACCTCTTTACCTGCAACTTTTCCGGAATTGATGACAGTAACTGTTGCAGTTAGTTTTTTGCTGAAGGTAGCCGCACTCAATTTTAGATTACTGTAGGCAAATCTGGTATAGCTTAGGCCATAGCCAAACGGATACGAGGTCTTTACGCTGAACGTATTAAAATACCGGTAGCCTACATATATTCCTTCGTCGTATATACTTTCAGCCGGGCGGTTAGCGGGTGTACCCGGAAAACTTTTTGCAGATGGCTCATCTTCATATTTAACCGGGAACGTTGTTGCCAGCTTACCTGATGGATCAACCCCTCCGCTCAAAACATCGGCAATAGCGTTTCCTGCTTCCAGTCCGGGTTGCCAGGCTAATAAAATGGCATCAACATTTTTGTTCCAGCTTTCCATTTCTATAGCGCCGCCAATATTCAATACAACTATTAGTTTTTTCCCTTTGGCGTGGAAAGCATCAGCCACAGCTTTTAGTTGTGTTTTCTCGGCTTCTGAAAGATAAAAATCTTCCACTTTTCGGTCAGCACCTTCACCGGCGTTCCGCCTTATGGTAAAAATACCGATATCATCCTGGTCTGCTGCTGAGCTGATATCTGTCGCTCTTAATTCAGGCTCCGGCACCAAATGCGGACTACCTAATACCATGTTTTTTTCGGGGTGCGTTTTCAGGTCAGCTTTGATCTGGGTAACGTAAATTGTTTTCAAAGCCGTATCGGGCACATAGCCGATTTGGGAAAGGCCTTTTTCAAGAGCAACAGTGTAAGCTACCACAACGGCTCCGCTTCCTGTTCCACCAATCACCGGTTTGTAAGATCCGATACCAAATAATGCCACTTTTTGGCTTTTGTTTAGCGGAAGAGCGGAATTGTCATTTTTTAATAGTACCATGCCGTCCGCTGCCGCACTCCTGGATAAGGTTGCGTGTGACTTAAGATTGGGTGTGTTAGCATATTGATATTTTCTGAACGAAGGAGTTTTAAGGATGTACAATAATACCCGCTCCACATTTTGATCGAGCACTTTGACCTCTAAAGTTCCATTTTTTACGGCGTCAATTATTGCTTGTTGCTGCCTCGGAGTACCCGGTTCAAGTAAATCATTTCCGGCTTTCATTTGAGCAACAGGATCTTTACCACCGAACCAGTCCGTCATTACCATACCTTTAAATCCCCATTCTTCACGCAGTATCTTTGTCAGTAAGTCATAGCTTTCGGAAGTATACGTTCCATTGATCTTATTATAGGAACTCATTACCGTCATAGGCTGCGACCGCTTAACAGCGATCTCAAAACTGCGCAAGTATAATTCCCTAAGCGCCCGCTCACTGATGATTGCATTTACCGCATTACGGTTGCTCTCCTGGTTGTTAGCTGCGAAATGCTTTATAGAGGTGCCTACCCCATTTGATTGGATGCCATTTACCATAGCCGCAGCCATATATCCGGAAACATAGGGGTCCTCCGAAAAATACTCGAAGTTGCGGCCATTCAATGGGTTGCGCTGAATGTTCATACCTGGTGCCAGGATCACATCTACGCCATACTCTTTAATTTCATTACCAAATCCTACGCCAACCTTTTTAACCAAAGCCGTGTCCCATGAAGAAGCCAGTAAGGTGCCAACCGGCCATGCCGTAGCATAATAAGATTTCGTACTATCACCTTTGCGAAAAGGATCGATACGTACCCCGGCGGGCCCGTCAGAAAGAACCGTACCCGGAATGCCGAAACGATTAATGCTCATGGTATTTCCGGCAGCGCCCGGCACACGTCCGTCTGCTTCTCCAATGACAGCGCCATGGCCCTGGAAGCGCATGCCGGTTCCGGCGACTACAGACGCTTTTTCCTCAAGTGTCATTAACTTAATGATCTCACTAACCGGGGCATGACCCAGTTGGGGTAACTTTTCCTGTGAAAATGCGGTATGGCCAACCAACAAAAAGGCAACGGCAATAACTTGACGAAACTGGACAGTCTTCATGGTAACTACTTAGGAATATGGTTAAATTATTCAGGTTATTTATTTTCCTTTACACGTACTCCTTTAGCATCAAACATGCCCATCAGGCTGCCTTTTACATGGTCGTCATCTACCGGATCAAGCGAAAGTGTAACATCATAACTTTGGACCGTAAATGCTAAGGTTGCGGTTTTATCTTTCTCTTCTATAGAAGTAATTTTAGTTATTTCCTTACCTGCTGAATCCTGTACAGCTCCGGTTAACTTACCATCCTTCCTTTCGAGAATGAAAGTCATTTTAGAATCGCCGTTAGGGGTGCCCATCACAAGGACATTCCACTTGCCCGGATAATAATCCGGTTTAGTTTGAGCGTTAACATTTACGGAGATAAATAGTCCGATGATTACTGTAAAAACGAAGCTTAATTTTTTCATGATCTTTTATTTTTTATGTTTAATTGATTTTTATTTGAATAGTATTTTCTTTTAGTCCTGGAGCCGAGGCTGTTAAAGTCGCAAGGCCTCGTTTCGATGATGACTTAAGGATCACCTGCGCTCTGCCCTGGTAAGCCTTTTTATGCGGCTGCTGAAAACTGGACATATCCGATGGGTTACCATTCCCAACAGCAGCAATCGTCGCATTGCCTGAAAGTTTAAAATTGATTTCTGTGTCATCAACTGAAGGAACAACATTGCCTTTGCTGTCAACAATCTGGACACTTATAAATGAAAGGTCGTTATGATTTGACTTTATTATTTTACGATCAGCAATAAGCCGGATCGCAGTAGGTTTGCCAGTGGTCGATAATACGCTTGAACCGGCTTCCTTTCCGTTGTCATAACTTTTAGCTACCAATGTTCCGGGCTGGTACTCGACCTGGAACGTCGCTGTAATCGATCCTTCAGGAACAGTCTGCTCGGCTATCACTTTTCCGTTGAGTTCCAGCTTCACATTTTTGCTACGCGTATATACGTCAACCTGCATTTTCTTGCCCTCCTGGCCGGGCCAGGTCCATGATTTGATTTCGTCCGGCATTCCCCAGGTAGCGATCACTTCCTTCTGTCCCTCAGGAATCGGACGGCGCACCAGGACTTCTATCGGGCTGTTGCGCCATACTACATTCTTATAATAGGATTCCGCTTTGCGGTCGCCAATCAGGTCAAGATCGCCGCAGTAGGCGTTAAATACCGGCCAATTGTTGCGGTAGAACAAGCCCATACCCATCAGACCCTTTGATAGCTTTTGAGATTCAGGAACCAATATCGATTTACCTATTCCGGCCTCACCTATATAATCCATAGCCGTCCAGCAAAACCCGCCC is drawn from Mucilaginibacter ginsenosidivorax and contains these coding sequences:
- a CDS encoding glycoside hydrolase family 3 C-terminal domain-containing protein; this translates as MIPSKKLSPHILLLLCVCGFSLSVRGQQLTELPQLGKSSVKEVIAAMTLEEKASLVVGGGLNIPPAMRKNKMFAGMVAQPGTLAANTVNPVPGTAGNTIAIPRLGIPCIVVNDGPAGLRMIGGFGGQKYKCTAFPVGTLLASSWDKDLIFKTGQAYGNDVLEYGVDILLAPGMNIQRNPLCGRNFEYYSEDPLLSGTIAAAMVNGIQSQGVGVSIKHFAANNQETDRQTVNTIASQRALREIYLEGFRVASRESHPWTVMSSYNLLNGKYTSENYDLLTTVLRKEWGYRGLVMSDWGAGKDAVAQMKAGNDLLMPGPNQVSTIIQAVQDGKLDEKVLDRNVEDILNLILKTPRFKNYKYSNKPNTVANAAMSREAATEGMILLKNTDSALPFTKKTKSVALFGNTSYQAYLGGSGSGYVAVAYSVNLIDGLKNAGYVTDEPLKEKYKTYMAENAPKGGDMIANIMGGKKRAPEMPVTDSLAEEMAGKYDIAIFTVGRNSGEGEDRNLDNDFNLSSAEIASINTICKAFHAKGKKVVVVLNIGGVIETASWKSNPDAILLAWQPGLEAGNAITDLLSGKVNPSGKLAQTFPVSYADVPSVKNFPGIEVKDDSTVKRKVVYEEGIYVGYRYYNTFKVKPAYEFGYGLSYTNFTYSNLKLSSTSFAGKIAISVDVKNTGKVAGKEVVQVYLKAPKGDLDKPAEELKAFAKTGLLKPGESQTLNFTINAKDLASFNTDQSAWVADPGRYEVKIGASSEDIKQTTSFTLNRRTIVEKVSNVLMLPLAVSELKSKNQK
- a CDS encoding beta-glucosidase family protein — encoded protein: MKTVQFRQVIAVAFLLVGHTAFSQEKLPQLGHAPVSEIIKLMTLEEKASVVAGTGMRFQGHGAVIGEADGRVPGAAGNTMSINRFGIPGTVLSDGPAGVRIDPFRKGDSTKSYYATAWPVGTLLASSWDTALVKKVGVGFGNEIKEYGVDVILAPGMNIQRNPLNGRNFEYFSEDPYVSGYMAAAMVNGIQSNGVGTSIKHFAANNQESNRNAVNAIISERALRELYLRSFEIAVKRSQPMTVMSSYNKINGTYTSESYDLLTKILREEWGFKGMVMTDWFGGKDPVAQMKAGNDLLEPGTPRQQQAIIDAVKNGTLEVKVLDQNVERVLLYILKTPSFRKYQYANTPNLKSHATLSRSAAADGMVLLKNDNSALPLNKSQKVALFGIGSYKPVIGGTGSGAVVVAYTVALEKGLSQIGYVPDTALKTIYVTQIKADLKTHPEKNMVLGSPHLVPEPELRATDISSAADQDDIGIFTIRRNAGEGADRKVEDFYLSEAEKTQLKAVADAFHAKGKKLIVVLNIGGAIEMESWNKNVDAILLAWQPGLEAGNAIADVLSGGVDPSGKLATTFPVKYEDEPSAKSFPGTPANRPAESIYDEGIYVGYRYFNTFSVKTSYPFGYGLSYTRFAYSNLKLSAATFSKKLTATVTVINSGKVAGKEVVQLYLSAPNKTLDKPSEELKGFGKTRLLQPGASQTLTFTIDPKNLASFNTEKSSWIADAGKYTVKIGASSEDIRMTKPFVLAKMLIVEKDHKAIVPQVSINELKKLTK